One part of the Paenibacillus silvisoli genome encodes these proteins:
- a CDS encoding DEAD/DEAH box helicase — protein sequence MFRKKSLAEVIDELRSNENIVNWHELEPQEARYKPMPEEVDPRIKAALANRGIEQLYSHQYTAFQTVASGENIVAVTPTASGKTMCYNLPVLQAIAKDDTSRALYLFPTKALSQDQKSELNEIIDEMGIDIKSFTYDGDTSPAIRQIVRKAGHIVITNPDMLHSGILPHHTKWVSLFENLKYVVIDELHTYRGVFGSHVANVLRRLKRICKFYGSDPVFICTSATIANPKQLAEHLTGKPMRLIDDNGAPRGRKHFVFYNPPIVNKALNIRKSASVEVNHLATEFLKNKIQTIVFARSRVRVEIILSHLQELVKNQIGSKAIRGYRGGYLPNQRREIERGLRAGEILGVVSTNALELGVDIGQLQVCVMTGYPGSVASTWQQAGRAGRRHGEALIVMVASSTPIDQYIVNNPDYFFDRNPESARINPENLIILVDHLRCAAYELPFKNTEEFGALDVTDIMEYMVEERILHKNGDTFYWANQSFPANNISLRSASQENVVIVDQTNVADVKIIGEMDRFSAMTLLHDEAIYLHEGVQFQVEKLDWEHKKAYVREVDVEYYTDANLAVQLKVLEIDQTKARPKTALNYGDVTINAIPTIFKKIKLTTGENIGYGPIHLPEEELHTSSAWVELKEVDPDIGVKTLEQLLLGIANVLRHIVPVMVMCDRSDIHVVSQIKASHTGLPTVFLYDHYPGGIGLAEDVYKRFDEIKEAAKNLIGKCLCEDGCPACIGMEITGINGKRRSIQLLEQF from the coding sequence ATGTTTAGGAAGAAATCACTTGCCGAAGTGATTGACGAGCTTCGGAGCAATGAAAATATAGTGAATTGGCATGAGCTCGAGCCGCAGGAGGCGCGCTACAAGCCGATGCCGGAAGAGGTCGACCCGCGAATCAAGGCGGCGCTGGCCAATCGGGGGATCGAGCAGCTCTATTCCCACCAATATACCGCCTTCCAAACCGTTGCGAGCGGAGAGAACATCGTTGCGGTCACGCCGACGGCATCGGGCAAAACGATGTGCTACAACTTGCCGGTTCTGCAGGCGATCGCCAAGGACGATACGAGCCGGGCGCTCTATCTTTTCCCGACCAAGGCGCTATCGCAGGATCAGAAGAGCGAGCTCAACGAAATTATCGACGAGATGGGCATCGATATCAAAAGCTTTACGTACGACGGCGACACCTCGCCGGCGATCCGCCAAATCGTACGAAAGGCCGGCCACATCGTCATCACGAATCCGGATATGCTCCATTCCGGCATTCTCCCCCACCATACGAAGTGGGTGAGCTTATTCGAAAATCTCAAATACGTCGTCATCGACGAACTACATACGTATCGCGGCGTTTTCGGAAGCCATGTGGCTAACGTGCTGCGGCGCCTGAAGCGAATTTGCAAATTTTACGGCAGCGATCCCGTCTTTATTTGCACGTCCGCAACGATCGCGAATCCGAAGCAGTTGGCGGAGCATTTGACCGGCAAGCCGATGCGGCTCATTGACGATAACGGCGCGCCGAGAGGCAGAAAGCATTTCGTATTCTACAACCCGCCGATCGTCAATAAAGCGCTCAATATTCGCAAAAGCGCCTCTGTCGAGGTCAATCATCTGGCGACGGAGTTCCTGAAGAACAAGATCCAAACGATCGTGTTCGCGCGCAGCCGGGTGAGGGTCGAGATCATTCTCAGCCACTTGCAGGAGCTCGTAAAAAATCAGATCGGCTCGAAAGCGATTCGCGGCTATCGGGGCGGTTATTTGCCGAATCAGCGCAGAGAAATCGAGCGCGGTCTGCGAGCGGGCGAAATTCTCGGCGTTGTCAGCACGAACGCGCTGGAGCTTGGCGTAGATATCGGCCAGCTGCAAGTATGCGTCATGACCGGCTACCCGGGCAGCGTGGCAAGCACCTGGCAGCAGGCAGGCCGCGCCGGGCGTCGTCATGGGGAAGCGCTCATCGTCATGGTCGCCAGCTCAACGCCGATCGACCAGTATATCGTCAACAACCCGGATTACTTTTTCGACCGTAACCCGGAATCGGCGAGGATCAATCCCGAGAACCTGATTATTCTCGTCGACCATCTGCGCTGCGCGGCTTACGAGCTGCCGTTCAAGAACACCGAAGAATTCGGGGCGCTGGATGTCACGGACATTATGGAATATATGGTCGAGGAACGGATTTTGCATAAGAACGGGGATACGTTTTACTGGGCGAACCAGTCCTTCCCCGCGAACAATATCAGCCTCCGTTCCGCTTCGCAGGAAAATGTCGTCATCGTCGACCAGACGAACGTCGCGGACGTGAAAATCATCGGCGAAATGGACCGCTTCAGCGCCATGACGCTGCTGCACGACGAAGCGATTTACTTGCACGAAGGCGTGCAGTTCCAAGTCGAGAAGCTGGACTGGGAGCATAAGAAGGCCTACGTGCGCGAAGTCGACGTCGAGTATTACACGGACGCGAATCTCGCCGTACAGCTGAAGGTGCTGGAGATCGATCAAACGAAAGCGCGGCCGAAGACGGCTTTGAATTACGGCGATGTGACGATCAACGCGATCCCGACGATTTTCAAAAAAATCAAACTGACGACAGGCGAAAATATCGGCTATGGGCCGATCCATCTGCCGGAAGAGGAGCTTCATACCAGCTCGGCTTGGGTGGAGCTCAAGGAAGTGGACCCCGATATCGGCGTAAAAACGCTGGAGCAGCTGCTGCTCGGCATCGCGAACGTGCTGCGCCATATCGTCCCGGTCATGGTCATGTGCGACCGGAGCGACATCCATGTCGTTTCGCAAATTAAAGCGTCGCATACCGGCCTTCCTACCGTATTTTTATATGATCATTATCCGGGCGGCATCGGGTTGGCCGAAGACGTCTATAAGCGGTTCGACGAAATCAAGGAAGCCGCGAAAAACTTGATCGGCAAATGTCTTTGTGAGGATGGATGTCCTGCATGTATAGGAATGGAAATAACCGGCATCAACGGGAAGCGGAGAAGCATCCAGCTGTTGGAGCAATTTTAG
- the rnz gene encoding ribonuclease Z yields MQLKFLGTSAGRPTKTRNVTSMALCLPEPQCGFWLFDCGEGTQHRLLHSGLKLNKMERIFITHLHGDHLYGLPGLLSSRTYFEGAGPLQLFGPVGLKAYLECIFHYSGVHLGYELEIIEVAPGVVAADPRFVVEAAELEHRLPCFGYRIMEQPQLGQLNLAALAGMGIPPGPHYGKLKRGETVTLEDGRTIAPADVVGPPLPGRIVTILGDTKPCDNAVLLAKDADLMVHEATFAGGLEEKAANYGHSTFRQAAEIAREAGAKRLVVTHFSSRYDDAAVQELVEDARHIFANTEAAADLAEFAIKRPAGEYSGQ; encoded by the coding sequence ATGCAGCTTAAGTTTCTCGGCACGAGCGCGGGAAGACCGACGAAAACGCGCAATGTTACATCGATGGCCCTATGTCTCCCGGAACCGCAGTGCGGCTTCTGGCTGTTCGATTGCGGCGAAGGCACGCAGCACCGCTTGCTGCACAGCGGCCTGAAGCTGAATAAAATGGAGCGCATCTTCATTACCCATTTGCACGGCGACCATCTGTATGGCCTGCCCGGTCTGCTGAGCAGCCGGACGTATTTCGAAGGAGCGGGTCCGCTGCAGCTGTTCGGTCCGGTGGGGCTGAAAGCGTATTTGGAATGCATTTTTCATTATAGCGGCGTTCATTTGGGGTATGAGCTCGAAATCATTGAAGTCGCGCCAGGCGTGGTGGCGGCGGATCCTCGGTTCGTCGTCGAAGCGGCGGAGCTGGAGCATCGTCTGCCTTGCTTCGGCTATCGGATCATGGAACAGCCGCAGCTGGGACAGCTCAATCTAGCCGCGCTTGCGGGCATGGGCATCCCTCCGGGACCGCATTACGGTAAGCTCAAGCGAGGGGAAACGGTTACGCTTGAGGACGGACGGACGATCGCGCCTGCCGATGTCGTCGGCCCGCCGCTGCCCGGGCGTATCGTTACGATTCTCGGCGACACGAAGCCGTGCGACAACGCGGTGCTGCTTGCCAAGGATGCCGACCTCATGGTCCATGAGGCGACCTTTGCCGGAGGCTTGGAGGAGAAGGCGGCCAATTACGGCCACTCCACGTTCCGTCAGGCGGCGGAAATCGCGCGCGAAGCCGGCGCGAAGCGGCTCGTCGTGACGCATTTCAGCTCGCGGTACGACGATGCGGCGGTGCAGGAGCTGGTCGAAGATGCGCGGCATATTTTCGCGAATACCGAGGCTGCTGCCGATCTGGCCGAGTTTGCGATTAAGAGGCCGGCGGGGGAGTATTCGGGGCAATAG